Within Streptomyces roseirectus, the genomic segment CGTCGCCCGGCCGAGGTCCGCGACGACCGCCGCGATCTCCTCCGGGTCGTCGATGTCGCCCCAGTCGAGGTCCACCGCGTACGGCGACACCTCGGCGACCAGCTGGCCCGCGCCGTCCAGCTCGGTCCAGCCCAGCCACGGGTCCGCGTGCGCCTGGAGGGCGCGCTGCGAGATCACCGTGCGGTGCCCCTCGTGCTGGAAGTACTCCTGGATCTCGCGGTCGGTGATGTGCCGGGACACGGCCGGGGTCTGGGCCTGCTTGATGTAGATCACGACGTCGTTCTCCAGGGCGTCGCTGTGCCCCTCAAGCAGGATGTTGTACGACGGCAGCCCCGCCGAGCCGATGCCGATGCCCCGGCGGCCGACGACGTCCTTGACGCGGTAGGAGTCCGGGCGGGCCAGCGAGGAGTCCGGCAGGGTCTCCAGGTAGCCGTCGAACGCGGCCAGCACCTTGTACCGCGTCGCCGCGTCCAGCTCGATCGAGCCGCCGCCCGAGGTGAAGCGGCGCTCGAAGTCCCGGATCTCCGTCATCGAGTCGAGGAGGCCGAAGCGGGTCAGCGCACGCGCGTCGCGCAGGGCGTCCAGCAGGGGGCCCTCCGCCGTGTCCAGCGTGAACGGCGGGACCTCGTCGCTCTTGGCGCCCGCCGCGAGCGCGTGGATCCGCTCGCGGTACGCGCCCGCGTAGACGCGCACCAGCTCGCCGATCTGGTCGTCCCCGAGGGCCTTGGCGTACCCGAGGAGGGCGACGGAGGCCGCGAACCGCTTGAGGTCCCAGGTGAAGGGGCCGACGTACGCCTCGTCGAAGTCGTTGACGTTGAAGATCAGGCGCCCGGTCGCGTCCATGTACGTGCCGAAGTTCTCCGCGTGCAGGTCGCCGTGGATCCATACGCGCGCGGTGCGGTCGTCCAGGTAGGGGCCGCCGTGCTTCTCGGCGTCGAGGTCGTGGTAGAAGAGGGCGGCCGTGCCCCGGTAGAACGCGAACGCGGACGCCGCCATCTTGCGGAACTTCACGCGGAACGCCGCCGGGTCGGCGGCCAGGAGCGCACCGAACGCCGTGTCGAAGACGGCGAGTATCTCCTCGCCGCGCTGCTCGTCGTCGAGCGGGTTGACCGACATCGCCGGGTGCCTCCTGGTGCGTACGTGTTCGACAGCGTTTCTGCCGACTCCAACGGGCGGGGCCGTGGATAAGTGCCCGCCTGTGAAGGTACGCGGGGCGGACCCGTGAGTGTCAGTGGCCCGGCATAGACTTCCACCCGACCCCCAGAACGCACCCCCGTCCCGTCGTCCACCGTTTCCCCAGGAGGCCACGCCGTGTCAAAGCCGCCGTTCACGCACCTGCACGTCCACACCCAGTACTCGCTGCTGGACGGTGCCGCGCGGCTCAAGGACATGTTCAACGCGTGCAACGAGATGGGCATGACCCACATCGCGATGTCCGACCACGGCAACCTCCACGGCGCCTACGACTTCTTCCACACGGCGAAGAAGGCGGGCGTCACCCCGATCATCGGCATCGAGGCGTACGTCGCCCCCGAGTCCCGGCGCAACAAGCGCAAGATCCTCTGGGGCCAGCCGCACCAGAAGCGGGACGACATCTCGGGTTCGGGTGGTTACACGCACAAAACGATGTGGGCCGTGAACTCGACCGGCCTGCACAACCTCTTCCGCCTCTCCTCGGACGCGTACGCCGAGGGCTGGCTGCAGAAGTGGCCCCGGATGGACAAGGAGACCATCTCCCAGTGGTCCGAGGGCATCGTCGCCTCCACCGGCTGCCCCTCCGGCGAGGTCCAGACCCGCCTGCGCCTCGGCCACTTCGACGAGGCCCTGAAGGCGGCCGCCGACTACCAGGACATCTTCGGCAAGGACAAGTACTTCCTGGAGCTGATGGACCACGGCATCGACATCGAGCACCGGGTCCGCGACGGCCTCCTGGAGATCGGCAAGAAGCTCGGCATCCCGCCCCTGGTGACGAACGACTCGCACTACACGTACGCGCACGAGGCGACCGCCCACGACGCCCTGCTGTGCATCCAGACCGGCAAGAACCTCTCCGACCCGGACCGCTTCAAGTTCGACGGCACCGGCTACTACCTCAAGTCCACGGACGAGATGTACGCCATCGACTCCTCGGACGCCTGGCAGGAGGGCTGCGCCAACACCCTCCTGGTCGCCGAGATGGTCGACACCACCGGCATGTTCGAGGCGAAGAACCTCATGCCGAAGTTCGACATCCCCGAGGGCTACACCGAGGTCACCTGGTTCCGCGAGGAGACCATGCGCGGCATGCACCGCCGCTTCCCCGACGGCATCCCGGACGACCGCATGAAGCAGGTCGAGTACGAGATGGACACCATCATCTCGATGGGCTTCCCGGGCTACTTCCTCGTCGTCGCCGACTTCATCATGTGGGCCAAGAAGCAGGGCATCGCGGTCGGCCCCGGCCGAGGCTCCGCGGCCGGCTCGATCGTCGCGTACGCCATGGGCATCACCGACCTCGACCCCATCCCGCACGGCCTGATCTTCGAGCGGTTCCTGAACCCCGAGCGCATCTCCATGCCGGACGTCGACATCGACTTCGACGAGCGCAGGCGCGTCGAGGTCATCCGGTACGTGACGGAGAAGTACGGCTCCGACAAGGTCGCCATGATCGGCACCTACGGCAAGATCAAGGCCAAGAACGCCATCAAGGACTCCGCGCGCGTCCTCGGCTACCCCTACGCCATGGGCGACCGCCTCACCAAGGCCATGCCCGCCGACGTCCTCGGCAAGGGCATCGACCTCGACGGCATCACCAACCCCTCGCACCCGCGCTACAACGAGGCGGGCGAGATCCGCTCGATGTACGAGAACGAGCCGGACGTCAAGAAGGTCATCGACACCGCCAAGGGCGTCGAGGGCCTGGTCCGGCAGATGGGCGTGCACGCCGCCGGCGTCATCATGTCCAGCGAGCCCATCGTCGACCACGCCCCGATCTGGGTCCGGCACACCGACGGCGTCACCATCACGCAGTGGGACTACCCGCAGTGCGAGTCGCTGGGCCTGCTGAAGATGGACTTCCTGGGCCTGCGCAACCTGACGATCATGGACGACGCCGTCAAGATGGTGAAGTCCAACAAGGGCGTCGACCTCGACCTGCTGGCCCTGCCGCTGGACGACCCGAAGACCTTCGAACTCCTCCAGCGCGGCGACACCCTCGGCGTCTTCCAGTTCGACGGCGGGCCCATGCGCTCCCTGCTGCGCCTGATGAAGCCCGACAACTTCGAAGACATCTCCGCCGTCTCCGCGCTGTACCGTCCCGGCCCGATGGGCATGGACTCGCACACCAACTACGCCCTGCGCAAGAACAAGCTCCAGGAGATCACCCCGATCCACCCGGAACTCGAGGAACCCCTCAAGGAGGTCCTGGACGTCACCTACGGCCTGATCGTCTACCAGGAGCAGGTGCAGAAGGCCGCCCAGATCATCGCCGGGTACTCGCTCGGCGAGGCCGACATCCTGCGCCGCGTGATGGGCAAGAAGAAGCCCGACGAGCTGGCCAAGAACTTCACCATCTTCCAGGCCGGCGCTCAGAAGAACGGCTACAGCGACGAGGCGATCCAGGCCCTGTGGGACGTCCTGGTCCCGTTCGCCGGGTACGCGTTCAACAAGGCGCACTCCGCCGCGTACGGCCTCGTCTCGTACTGGACGGCCTACCTCAAGGCCAACCACCCCGCCGAGTACATGGCCGGGCTGCTGACCTCCGTCAAGGACGACAAGGACAAGTCGGCCGTCTACCTCAACGAGTGCCGGCGCATGGGCATCAAGGTGCTCCCGCCGAACGTCAACGAGTCGGTGCACAACTTCGCCGCGCAGGGCGACGACGTGATCCTCTTCGGCCTCGAAGCCGTCCGCAACGTCGGCACGAACGTCGTCGAGTCGATCATCCGCAGCCGCAAGGTGAAGGGGAAGTACAACTCGTTCCCCGACTACCTCGACAAGGTCGAGGCGGTCGCCTGCAACAAGCGGACCACCGAGTCGCTGATCAAGGCCGGCGCGTTCGACTCCCTCGGGCACACCCGCAAGGGCCTCACCGCGCACTTCGACACGATGATCGACAACGTGGTCGCGGTGAAACGCAAGGAGGCCGAGGGGCAGTTCGACCTCTTCGGCGGGATGGGCGAGGAGGAGAGCGACGAACCCGGCTTCGGGCTCGACGTCGAGTTCACCACCGAGGAGTGGGAGAAGACGTACCTCCTCGCGCAGGAGCGCGAGATGCTGGGCCTGTACGTGTCCGACCACCCGCTGTTCGGCCTGGAGCACGTCCTGTCCGACAAGGCCGACGCGGGCATCGCCCAGCTCACGGGCGGCGAGCACGCGGACGGCGCCGTCGTCACCATCGGCGGCATCATCTCCGGGCTCCAGCGCAAGATGACCAAGCAGGGCAACGCCTGGGCCATCGCGACCGTCGAGGACCTGGCCGGGTCCATCGAGTGCATGTTCTTCCCCGCGACCTACCAGCTCGTGTCCACGCAGCTCGTCGAGGACGCCGTCGTGTTCGTCAAGGGGCGCCTCGACAAGCGCGAGGACGTGCCGCGGCTGGTCGCCATGGAGCTGGCGGTGCCCGACCTGTCCAACGCGGGCACCAACGCGCCGGTGATCCTCACGATCCCGGCGACCCGCGTCACCCCGCCGATGGTGAGCCGCCTCAACGAGATCCTGACGCACCACCGGGGCGACAGCGAGGTGCGGATCAAGCTCCAGGGGCCGACGAAGACGACGGTGCTGCGGCTCGACCGGCACCGGGTGAAGCCCGACCCCGCGCTGTTCGGCGACCTGAAGGTGCTGCTGGGCCCGTCCTGCCTCGCGGGATAGGGCGTGTCGGAGTGACGAAGGGGCGCGTCCCGTGCGGGACGCGCCCCTTGTTGTCGTCCGGCCCTCAGTTGTGGCCGAAGCGGCGTTCGCGGTGCTTGCGGGCCATGTCCATGGGGGTGGCCTGGGCGGCGGACTTGGACCGGGCCTCCATCGCCGACTGCTCGGCGTCCTGCCGGCCGCGCTCCGCGGGAGACTGCTGGGCGCGCTGTTGTTTCTTGTGCTTGGCCATGGGGATCTGCCTCCTGAGGGGTTGAGAGACCAGGGCCGGACCTCAGACTCACACGCGTGGAGAAGAGCCGCATTTCGGATCATCGCGCTGTGTGATCAAGGGGGCCGAGGGGGCAAAGTCCCCAAACGCCACGCCGAAGATCCAGTTCGGGCCGTTAACCCCCGCGAGGTCGGGCAGACTCGAAGGAAGCCCGAAGCACAACTCCCGGGAAGAGGGTGAGTCGCGTGGACCGCTGCATCGTCCTGGTGGACGCCGGGTATCTGCTCGGGGCCGCCGCCAGTCTCCTCGCCGGCGAGCCCTCGCGCTCCCGCATCACCGTCGACCACAACGCCCTCGTCCAAGGGCTGCGCGAACAGGCCGAGTCGGACACCGAACGGCCCCTGCTGCGCATCTACTGGTTCGACGGCGCCCCCGACCGCGTCCCCCAGCCCGAACACCGCAGGCTGCGCGTGATGCCCCGCGTCACCGTCCGCCTCGGCGCCCTGACCCGCAGCGACGGACGCTGGGCGCAGAAGGGCGTCGACGCCGCGATGCACGCCGAGCTGACGGAACTGGCCCGCAACCGCGCCTGCTCGGACGTCGTCCTGGTGACCGGCGACGGCGATCTGCTGCCGGGGATGATGGCGGCCAAAGAGCACGGCGTCGCCGTCCACCTGTGGGCCGTCCAGGCCGCCGACGGGGACTACAACCAGTCCGAGGACCTGGTCGCCGAGGCCGACGAACGGCGGGTGCTCGACCGGAACTGGATCACCAAGGCCGTCCGCGCGAAGGAGCACGGCGGGGTGTGCGCGCCGCCGCCCGTGCCGCGCCCGGAGATCGCGGCGATCCTCGCGGCCCCCCTGCCCGACGCGCCGCGCGCCCCCGAACCCGAACCCCGCGAGCACGCGCCCGCCGACGCCAACGGCACCGCCGAGCGCGTCCCCGCCCCCAAGGGCATCCCCACCCCGAAGGACCTGGCCGGCCTGCGCGCCCCCGGCGCGGCCCAGCCCGCGCCCGCCCCCGCCGCGACCCTGCGCTGGTCCTCCGACAAGGGCTGGGTCGACCGGCCCGCCGCCGAACCCCCCGAGGCCGCCGCGATGCCGACGCTCGCGCAGCTCACCACCGCCGAACAGCGCTGGGCCGACCGCGAGGAGGACATCACGACCGTCGGCGGCGACCCCTACGAGGTCGGCCAGGTCTTCGCCCGGCGCTGGATCGCCCGCCTCGGCGACCAGAGCCACCTGCCGAAACTGTCCGGAATGTATCCCCGCGTCCCGCACCGCATCGACGGCGAACTGCTGCGCTACGCCGCCCGCTTCGGCCTCCTCGCCCACAAGGACGACCAGATCGACGAGCACGACCGGTACGCGATCCGGGCGGGATTCTGGCGCGAGATCGACGCCAGGACCGGCGTGGAACACGCTCCGGCCGACAGCTGAGGGGCCCGGACGCGGGCTCCCGGTCCGGCCCCCAGGCGCGAGCGGGGGCCGCCGACCCCGTACGCTCTCCCCTTGTGAGTACGCGCGCGGCGCCGGCGGTCCGGCACACGGAGGACATCGTGTGTGCCGTGCGCGGGCTGACCAAGACCTACCCGGCGGTGCGCGGCAGGCGCGGCGCGCCCGGGACCTCCGAGGTGCGGGCCACGGACGACGTGAGCTTCGACATCCGGCGCGGTGAGATCTTCGGACTGCTAGGCCCCAACGGCGCCGGCAAGTCCACGCTCGTCCGCCAGCTCACCGGCCTCATGCGGCCCGACTCGGGCGGTGTCGAGATCATGGGCCACGACATCGTCCGCCACCCCGAACGCGCGTCCCGTCTCCTCGCCTACCTCGGGCAGGAGTCCACCGCCCTCGACGAACTCACCGTCTCCCTCGCCGCCGAGACCACCGCGCGGCTGCGCGGGCTCGACGTGCGCGAGGCCCGCGCCGAACGGGACGCCGTCCTCGACGAGCTGGGGCTCACCCCGCTCGCCGGGCGTCCGCTGCGCAGGCTCTCCGGCGGACAGCGCAGGCTCGCCTGCTTCGCGACGGCGCTGGTGGGGGAGCGGCGGCTGCTGGTCCTCGACGAGCCGACGACCGGGATGGACCCCGTCGCGCGGCGCGCCGTCTGGTCCGCCGTCGACCGGCGGCGCGCGGAGTGCGGGACGACCGTGCTGCTCGTCACCCACAACGTCATCGAGGCCGAGACCGTCCTCGACCGGGTCGCCGTCCTCGACCGGGGGCGCGTGATCGCCTGCGACACGCCGACCGGGCTGAAGGAGCAGGTCGCGGACGAGGTGCGGGTCGAACTCGTCTGGCGGGAGAAGGCGCCGCTGGACGTTCCCGAGGTCGCCGCGCTGCGGGAGCGGGCGCTGGAGTCCGGGCGCCGCTGGACGCTGCGGCTCGCGCCCGAGGAGGCGCGGACGGTCGTCTCCACGGTCACCGGCGGGGCCGCGTTCGCCGCGCTCGACGACTTCACGCTCGCCACGCCCAGCCTTGAGGACGTCTATCTCGCGCTCGGCGGGGACGCCCGGCAGGGGCTGGTGAAGGCATGAACGGGTGTTTTCGCGTCTTTGGGGCCGGGATGAGTTTTCCGGGTGCCGGATCCGTACGGGACGGCGGGGCCGGGGTCCTCGGGGTCCTTGAGGCCGTCGAGGCCCTTGAGAAGAGGAGCAGCGCCACGTGAGTGTCGTACCCGTCGGGGTTCTGCGGGAGAGTGCCAGGGCCGCGGTGCGGGGGGAGCGTGAGGCCGCCGAGCTGGGGCCGCGGGCCCGGCTGTGGCCGTCGCTCGCCGCCGTCTACCGCGCGCAGCTCTCGCGGGCGCGGGTGGCGCGGATCCCGCTGCTGTTCGTCGCGACGTTCCAGTCCGTCGGGATCCTCATCATGATGCGGGGCGTCGTCGACGGGGGGCGCGAGGCGGAGTCCGTCGTCGCCGGGTCCGCGGTGCTCGTCGTCGCGTTCGTCGCGCTGAATCTGCTCGCCCAGTACTTCGGGCAGCTGCGGGCCAGCGGGGGGCTCGACCACTACGCGACGCTGCCGGTGCCGCCGGCCGCCGTGGTGCTGGGGGCGGCGGGGGCGTACGCGTCGTTCACCGTGCCGGGGACCGTGGTGACCGCCGTCTTCGGGTGCGTGCTGTTCGGGCTGCCGTTCACGCATCTGTGGATCCTCGTCGCCGTCATCCCGCTGTCCGGGGCCGCGCTGGCCGGGCTGGGGGCGGTCCTCGGGCTGCTGGCGCCCCGGCCGGAGCTGGCGACCGTCCTCGGGCAGCTCGGGATGTCCGCCGCGCTGCTGCTGGGGGTGCTGC encodes:
- a CDS encoding NYN domain-containing protein is translated as MDRCIVLVDAGYLLGAAASLLAGEPSRSRITVDHNALVQGLREQAESDTERPLLRIYWFDGAPDRVPQPEHRRLRVMPRVTVRLGALTRSDGRWAQKGVDAAMHAELTELARNRACSDVVLVTGDGDLLPGMMAAKEHGVAVHLWAVQAADGDYNQSEDLVAEADERRVLDRNWITKAVRAKEHGGVCAPPPVPRPEIAAILAAPLPDAPRAPEPEPREHAPADANGTAERVPAPKGIPTPKDLAGLRAPGAAQPAPAPAATLRWSSDKGWVDRPAAEPPEAAAMPTLAQLTTAEQRWADREEDITTVGGDPYEVGQVFARRWIARLGDQSHLPKLSGMYPRVPHRIDGELLRYAARFGLLAHKDDQIDEHDRYAIRAGFWREIDARTGVEHAPADS
- a CDS encoding ABC transporter ATP-binding protein; amino-acid sequence: MCAVRGLTKTYPAVRGRRGAPGTSEVRATDDVSFDIRRGEIFGLLGPNGAGKSTLVRQLTGLMRPDSGGVEIMGHDIVRHPERASRLLAYLGQESTALDELTVSLAAETTARLRGLDVREARAERDAVLDELGLTPLAGRPLRRLSGGQRRLACFATALVGERRLLVLDEPTTGMDPVARRAVWSAVDRRRAECGTTVLLVTHNVIEAETVLDRVAVLDRGRVIACDTPTGLKEQVADEVRVELVWREKAPLDVPEVAALRERALESGRRWTLRLAPEEARTVVSTVTGGAAFAALDDFTLATPSLEDVYLALGGDARQGLVKA
- the dnaE gene encoding DNA polymerase III subunit alpha is translated as MSKPPFTHLHVHTQYSLLDGAARLKDMFNACNEMGMTHIAMSDHGNLHGAYDFFHTAKKAGVTPIIGIEAYVAPESRRNKRKILWGQPHQKRDDISGSGGYTHKTMWAVNSTGLHNLFRLSSDAYAEGWLQKWPRMDKETISQWSEGIVASTGCPSGEVQTRLRLGHFDEALKAAADYQDIFGKDKYFLELMDHGIDIEHRVRDGLLEIGKKLGIPPLVTNDSHYTYAHEATAHDALLCIQTGKNLSDPDRFKFDGTGYYLKSTDEMYAIDSSDAWQEGCANTLLVAEMVDTTGMFEAKNLMPKFDIPEGYTEVTWFREETMRGMHRRFPDGIPDDRMKQVEYEMDTIISMGFPGYFLVVADFIMWAKKQGIAVGPGRGSAAGSIVAYAMGITDLDPIPHGLIFERFLNPERISMPDVDIDFDERRRVEVIRYVTEKYGSDKVAMIGTYGKIKAKNAIKDSARVLGYPYAMGDRLTKAMPADVLGKGIDLDGITNPSHPRYNEAGEIRSMYENEPDVKKVIDTAKGVEGLVRQMGVHAAGVIMSSEPIVDHAPIWVRHTDGVTITQWDYPQCESLGLLKMDFLGLRNLTIMDDAVKMVKSNKGVDLDLLALPLDDPKTFELLQRGDTLGVFQFDGGPMRSLLRLMKPDNFEDISAVSALYRPGPMGMDSHTNYALRKNKLQEITPIHPELEEPLKEVLDVTYGLIVYQEQVQKAAQIIAGYSLGEADILRRVMGKKKPDELAKNFTIFQAGAQKNGYSDEAIQALWDVLVPFAGYAFNKAHSAAYGLVSYWTAYLKANHPAEYMAGLLTSVKDDKDKSAVYLNECRRMGIKVLPPNVNESVHNFAAQGDDVILFGLEAVRNVGTNVVESIIRSRKVKGKYNSFPDYLDKVEAVACNKRTTESLIKAGAFDSLGHTRKGLTAHFDTMIDNVVAVKRKEAEGQFDLFGGMGEEESDEPGFGLDVEFTTEEWEKTYLLAQEREMLGLYVSDHPLFGLEHVLSDKADAGIAQLTGGEHADGAVVTIGGIISGLQRKMTKQGNAWAIATVEDLAGSIECMFFPATYQLVSTQLVEDAVVFVKGRLDKREDVPRLVAMELAVPDLSNAGTNAPVILTIPATRVTPPMVSRLNEILTHHRGDSEVRIKLQGPTKTTVLRLDRHRVKPDPALFGDLKVLLGPSCLAG
- a CDS encoding ABC transporter permease translates to MSVVPVGVLRESARAAVRGEREAAELGPRARLWPSLAAVYRAQLSRARVARIPLLFVATFQSVGILIMMRGVVDGGREAESVVAGSAVLVVAFVALNLLAQYFGQLRASGGLDHYATLPVPPAAVVLGAAGAYASFTVPGTVVTAVFGCVLFGLPFTHLWILVAVIPLSGAALAGLGAVLGLLAPRPELATVLGQLGMSAALLLGVLPPDRMPDVVLFARDLLPSTYGLEALARTFAERPDWAHVLGDLAVCAGVGVVSLGVATWAYRRAAVR
- a CDS encoding DUF2252 domain-containing protein, whose translation is MSVNPLDDEQRGEEILAVFDTAFGALLAADPAAFRVKFRKMAASAFAFYRGTAALFYHDLDAEKHGGPYLDDRTARVWIHGDLHAENFGTYMDATGRLIFNVNDFDEAYVGPFTWDLKRFAASVALLGYAKALGDDQIGELVRVYAGAYRERIHALAAGAKSDEVPPFTLDTAEGPLLDALRDARALTRFGLLDSMTEIRDFERRFTSGGGSIELDAATRYKVLAAFDGYLETLPDSSLARPDSYRVKDVVGRRGIGIGSAGLPSYNILLEGHSDALENDVVIYIKQAQTPAVSRHITDREIQEYFQHEGHRTVISQRALQAHADPWLGWTELDGAGQLVAEVSPYAVDLDWGDIDDPEEIAAVVADLGRATATMHAAADDTSGESLVPFSTERAIDAAIAADEDGFAPLLVDFAHAYGARARADHQIFVDLFRNGRIPGL